A portion of the Oxynema aestuarii AP17 genome contains these proteins:
- a CDS encoding CHAT domain-containing tetratricopeptide repeat protein — protein sequence MARKWGAFLRQFYSFLKRVKTYLIWSLLGLLLAGITPVSILAHSAHPTQVSQLPNISQQGSELVERGREFYETGDYQNAVTALTQARDLYRQQGKVLNEAIASSYLSLVYQKIGDWQAAERSILSSLEALPLTGGTDAERQTRALALNTKGQYQLQVGQAESAFETWEQAEQDYASVNDTKGILGTQINQALALEQMGHYRRSCNSLLKGLGVPGKTCDRLPKGEAELKEFVAEFEAIENLELRALGLRSLGNALRAIGQLEASEWVLNESLKLSDRLNSSELQSLNFLQLGHTLAALANRQKNYGLEAESKQTLEKAVQLYQKVTITADKPLLKVLANLGILQSYLSDDFAIDDEKISDLVATIQSELNTLNSSATLVRVRLDLACSLMNCNSLQENDRPALNFLSDKELETLIITALQDAETLNHQRLISTAKGTLAKYYEFYASNSQELTEKNWQEAKQLTEQALEDSEAIAARDLAYQWKWQLGRLLASQGNREGAISYYQKAIEDLDILRNDLLKIDPDIQFSFRDNVEQVYRDFVDLLLKNPKTENLNIAREQIDKLQLAQLENYLNCRLDSTVVPQKIIPPGTAVIYPIILRDRLEVIVELEGGKLYHYPPQLIEEASIESRLKEFRIELETQGFSQKGKNIARQIYDWLIAPGEQQNILNDETITLVFVLDGNLRSIPIGSLYDGEQYLIEKYAIALSLNLNIPVSQPPENLTTLLGGLSVDPQFRNLPELPAVKNELQTIQEIIQSEVLLDQDLTLNSLENATQFSDYPIVHLATHGQFSSNPQETFLIVYPDPSSNEDDRIIDLEELSNLLQRGDRRPIELLVLSACETAKNDNRATLGIAGVTIRAGARSTLASLWTVNDTSTATLMQEFYRNLIERGLTKAEALRQSQIKLLEQEYIYDDPLFWAPYVLVGNWESLFNS from the coding sequence ATGGCAAGAAAATGGGGTGCATTTCTCCGTCAATTTTACTCCTTTTTAAAGCGAGTAAAAACATATTTAATTTGGAGTCTTCTCGGTTTATTGTTAGCGGGAATCACTCCGGTTTCTATCCTCGCTCATTCGGCTCATCCCACCCAAGTTTCCCAACTTCCGAATATTTCCCAACAGGGTTCGGAGTTGGTCGAACGCGGTCGAGAATTTTACGAGACTGGAGACTATCAAAATGCGGTAACGGCTTTAACTCAAGCCCGCGACTTATATCGTCAACAGGGAAAAGTTTTGAATGAGGCGATCGCGTCGAGTTATTTATCCTTAGTTTATCAAAAAATTGGGGATTGGCAAGCTGCCGAACGGTCAATTTTATCCAGTTTAGAAGCCCTTCCCCTAACGGGGGGAACCGATGCCGAAAGGCAAACTCGCGCCCTCGCGCTCAATACAAAAGGACAGTATCAATTACAAGTCGGACAAGCAGAATCCGCTTTTGAAACTTGGGAGCAAGCCGAGCAGGATTACGCTAGTGTAAATGATACGAAAGGCATTTTGGGAACGCAAATTAATCAAGCCTTAGCCTTAGAGCAAATGGGTCATTATCGGCGTTCTTGCAATAGTTTATTGAAGGGGTTGGGAGTGCCAGGGAAAACCTGCGATCGCTTACCGAAAGGTGAGGCTGAATTAAAGGAATTTGTCGCAGAATTTGAAGCAATTGAAAATTTGGAATTGCGGGCGCTTGGCTTACGAAGTTTGGGCAATGCGTTACGGGCGATCGGGCAGTTGGAAGCTTCGGAATGGGTGTTGAATGAGAGTCTGAAATTAAGCGATCGCCTCAATTCATCGGAATTACAAAGTTTGAATTTCCTACAATTAGGACATACCCTTGCAGCTTTAGCCAATCGCCAAAAAAACTACGGTTTAGAAGCAGAATCAAAACAAACTTTAGAAAAGGCAGTCCAGCTCTATCAAAAAGTAACTATAACTGCCGATAAGCCATTATTAAAAGTTTTAGCCAATCTCGGTATTTTACAATCTTATTTGTCCGATGATTTCGCGATCGATGACGAGAAAATTAGCGATTTAGTTGCAACTATCCAATCTGAATTAAATACTTTAAACTCCAGTGCTACTTTAGTTCGAGTGAGGCTTGATTTGGCGTGCAGTTTAATGAACTGCAATTCATTACAAGAAAACGATCGCCCTGCTTTGAATTTTTTGTCCGACAAAGAACTTGAAACTCTCATCATTACCGCCTTACAAGATGCGGAAACCCTAAATCATCAACGGCTCATTTCTACAGCAAAAGGAACTTTAGCTAAGTATTACGAATTTTATGCCAGTAACTCTCAAGAATTAACCGAAAAAAATTGGCAAGAAGCTAAGCAGCTTACCGAACAAGCACTTGAAGATTCTGAAGCTATAGCAGCGCGAGATCTGGCTTATCAGTGGAAATGGCAACTGGGACGCTTATTGGCGAGTCAAGGGAATCGAGAAGGGGCGATCTCCTATTATCAAAAAGCGATTGAAGACCTCGATATTCTTCGTAACGATCTGCTTAAAATCGATCCAGATATTCAATTTTCATTTCGAGATAATGTCGAACAAGTTTATCGAGATTTCGTCGATCTTCTTTTGAAAAATCCGAAAACAGAAAACTTAAATATAGCCCGCGAACAAATTGATAAATTACAACTGGCTCAATTAGAAAACTATCTCAATTGCCGCTTGGATTCAACGGTCGTACCCCAAAAGATTATCCCGCCAGGAACTGCTGTTATTTACCCCATTATTTTGCGCGATCGTTTGGAAGTCATTGTCGAATTAGAAGGAGGGAAATTATATCATTATCCCCCTCAATTGATTGAGGAAGCATCGATAGAATCTCGTTTAAAAGAATTCCGCATAGAATTAGAAACGCAAGGTTTTAGTCAAAAAGGTAAAAATATTGCTCGACAAATTTATGATTGGTTAATTGCTCCCGGCGAACAACAGAATATCTTGAATGACGAAACGATAACACTGGTTTTTGTTCTCGATGGGAACTTAAGAAGTATTCCCATAGGGAGTCTTTATGACGGAGAGCAATATCTAATTGAAAAATATGCGATCGCCCTATCTTTGAACTTAAATATTCCCGTCTCTCAACCCCCCGAAAACTTAACTACACTTCTGGGGGGACTTTCTGTAGATCCACAATTTCGTAACTTACCGGAATTACCTGCAGTAAAAAATGAACTTCAAACGATTCAAGAAATCATTCAATCAGAAGTTTTATTAGACCAAGACTTAACCTTAAATAGTTTAGAAAACGCAACGCAGTTTTCAGACTACCCAATTGTGCATTTAGCAACTCACGGTCAGTTCAGTTCTAATCCTCAAGAAACATTTCTAATTGTTTATCCCGATCCTTCAAGTAATGAGGACGACAGAATTATTGATTTAGAAGAATTAAGTAATTTACTGCAAAGAGGCGATCGCAGACCGATAGAATTACTGGTTTTGAGTGCATGTGAAACGGCTAAAAATGATAACCGTGCGACATTAGGAATTGCAGGGGTAACCATTAGAGCTGGTGCACGCAGTACCTTGGCTTCTTTATGGACTGTTAACGATACCTCAACAGCAACACTCATGCAAGAATTTTACCGAAATTTAATCGAACGAGGATTAACTAAAGCTGAAGCACTCCGCCAAAGCCAAATTAAATTACTAGAACAGGAATATATCTATGACGATCCATTATTTTGGGCTCCTTATGTTTTAGTTGGGAATTGGGAAAGCCTTTTTAATTCTTGA
- a CDS encoding DUF928 domain-containing protein → MKTKVNFVVLFATSSLSILTYLVGISAGNIFGKTSNNLNNFYKSEEPPLYDPPDRGKPSNTTNGSERGDCEELVASPIALTPLTPDNQDPGISQLPEGFTYTMGWTIEEYPTFWVYIPEISSNIKTAHLRIINLIEYPIEIALPGEVGIFYFRLPLGKPLPIGNEYQWYFSLVCDPTSPAKNPTVNSWIERIDPTQLQQELALSDDEESHIYARNGIWHETIAQLAEQKCQNPQDPMVSQNWREFLVQVGFEEIANETLHCSPLVVK, encoded by the coding sequence ATGAAAACCAAAGTCAATTTCGTTGTTTTATTCGCCACTTCTTCTTTGAGTATATTAACTTATTTAGTCGGTATTTCAGCCGGAAACATCTTTGGCAAAACTAGCAATAATTTAAACAACTTCTATAAAAGTGAAGAACCTCCACTTTACGATCCTCCAGATAGAGGAAAACCTTCAAATACAACTAATGGTTCCGAACGAGGTGATTGTGAAGAATTGGTTGCGTCGCCAATTGCACTAACTCCTTTGACACCAGATAATCAAGATCCGGGAATATCTCAATTACCTGAAGGTTTTACCTATACAATGGGTTGGACAATCGAAGAGTACCCCACTTTTTGGGTTTATATTCCTGAAATTTCTTCTAATATTAAAACAGCTCACTTGAGAATTATAAATCTGATTGAATATCCGATTGAAATTGCATTACCTGGAGAAGTGGGTATTTTTTATTTTCGCTTACCACTCGGTAAGCCTTTACCGATAGGTAATGAATACCAATGGTACTTTTCTTTAGTTTGCGATCCGACAAGTCCGGCTAAAAATCCAACAGTTAATAGTTGGATCGAACGGATCGATCCGACTCAATTACAACAAGAATTAGCCCTCAGTGATGATGAAGAATCGCATATTTACGCGAGAAATGGAATTTGGCACGAAACCATCGCTCAATTAGCGGAACAGAAGTGCCAAAATCCTCAAGATCCGATGGTGTCTCAAAACTGGCGTGAATTTTTAGTCCAAGTAGGATTTGAAGAAATTGCAAATGAGACCTTGCATTGTTCTCCCTTAGTGGTGAAATAA
- a CDS encoding CHASE2 domain-containing protein — protein sequence MSFSVQIEQNGRLIFERSQARLAPNSELQMLYETWSDKFVTLRHLRGWEIDEALPTNSSVKDDRDACLDLVRRTEASLKNWLIEGGNEHWRTVREELKSQFKIYSHEFYLVIKTNDKLLWKLPWYAWDLLEQYPDVGIGFMLPDFQAPSGGAIAHHERVRILSILGNDRGLNLSPDREAIQGLTNTEPHFLDKPSARSLIEAIRDKRGWDILFFAGHSESLGDRGRIYINERESLEVYEFKNALQAARDRGLKLAIFNSCQGLALANELASLKIPAIVVMKEAVPDRVAQRFLKEFLTEYSSGKLLQTAVRKAQEALEAEGKELPGATWLPIVCQHSGQFTPRWQDLLSTRRYRYPKWRSRRILRKLKTAAIASLLVSLGVITIRSFGWLQPLEMWAYDRALPLRLAEDPDDRIVLVTITDDDLERLNEGESISDATTLKILQKVNQYKPLVIGLNIYRDLESSPGRSELEKYFQESNKNILGVCHFEDSDNYTGSQPPPGLDPKRLTFTNFKPDSDGVIRRHLLNITQNGSKNSCTSSNSLSFQLARWYLWQKNKKIDRNNHNDSVILWGDTEIQLLPLDRAIGSYQIHDGKGSQILLNYRAGDPFIEKINLEQLFNEKNINIFSNKIVIIGYLSEKIKQEFHDLTPYGEWPSLLIHAHKTSQLLSAVENRRPLLYFMPPFFEHLYIYLLSLISAIFVKFFKSKIIKQMKISLVVLFLMISYVLSLNFGLWLPFIPALFSVLATLMYLKYSKK from the coding sequence TTGAGTTTTTCCGTTCAAATAGAGCAGAATGGACGCTTAATTTTCGAGCGATCGCAGGCCAGACTTGCGCCCAATTCCGAACTGCAGATGCTCTATGAAACTTGGTCAGACAAATTTGTCACTCTCAGACATCTTCGAGGGTGGGAGATTGACGAAGCCTTACCCACAAATAGTTCGGTTAAAGACGATCGCGATGCCTGTTTGGACTTAGTACGCCGAACAGAAGCTAGTCTGAAAAACTGGCTCATTGAAGGGGGGAACGAACATTGGCGAACGGTTCGTGAAGAATTGAAAAGCCAATTCAAGATCTATAGCCATGAGTTTTATCTTGTCATCAAAACCAATGACAAGCTTTTGTGGAAATTACCTTGGTATGCTTGGGATTTATTAGAGCAGTATCCCGATGTTGGCATTGGCTTTATGTTGCCCGATTTCCAAGCTCCTTCTGGAGGGGCGATCGCCCATCACGAACGTGTTCGGATTTTATCGATTTTAGGCAACGATCGCGGTTTAAATTTATCGCCAGACCGCGAAGCTATTCAAGGGTTAACAAATACCGAGCCGCATTTTTTGGATAAGCCCAGTGCTCGCAGTTTAATTGAAGCCATTCGAGATAAAAGAGGTTGGGATATTCTCTTTTTTGCCGGACATAGTGAAAGTCTGGGCGATCGCGGTCGAATTTATATTAACGAACGGGAATCGTTGGAGGTATACGAGTTTAAAAATGCGTTGCAAGCGGCGCGCGATCGGGGTTTAAAATTAGCAATATTTAACTCCTGTCAAGGTTTAGCATTAGCCAACGAATTAGCCTCTTTAAAAATTCCGGCGATCGTCGTTATGAAAGAAGCGGTACCCGATCGTGTCGCCCAACGGTTTTTAAAAGAGTTTTTGACCGAATATTCGAGTGGCAAACTTTTACAAACTGCCGTCCGTAAAGCGCAAGAGGCATTAGAAGCGGAAGGAAAAGAGTTACCCGGCGCCACCTGGTTACCCATCGTTTGCCAGCATTCCGGTCAGTTTACTCCCCGATGGCAAGATTTATTAAGTACGCGCCGATATCGGTATCCGAAGTGGCGATCGCGCCGTATTTTACGTAAACTAAAAACGGCGGCAATTGCCAGTCTTTTAGTTTCACTGGGAGTCATCACCATTCGCTCTTTTGGCTGGTTGCAACCTTTAGAAATGTGGGCTTACGATCGCGCCCTCCCGTTACGATTAGCCGAAGATCCAGACGATCGCATTGTACTCGTTACAATTACCGATGACGATTTAGAACGTTTAAATGAAGGCGAGAGTATTAGTGACGCAACGACTTTAAAAATTCTTCAAAAAGTGAACCAATATAAACCTCTAGTAATTGGATTAAATATTTATAGAGACCTAGAATCATCGCCAGGTAGATCGGAGTTAGAAAAATATTTTCAAGAATCCAATAAAAATATTTTGGGGGTTTGCCATTTTGAAGACTCTGATAACTACACCGGAAGTCAACCCCCACCTGGATTAGATCCAAAACGTTTAACTTTTACAAATTTTAAACCCGATTCGGATGGAGTCATTCGTCGTCATTTATTAAACATTACACAAAACGGATCGAAAAACTCCTGTACGAGTTCTAATTCTTTAAGTTTTCAATTAGCTAGATGGTATCTTTGGCAAAAAAATAAAAAAATAGATCGAAACAATCATAACGATTCAGTCATTTTATGGGGGGATACTGAAATTCAGCTACTACCACTCGATCGCGCGATCGGAAGTTATCAAATTCATGACGGAAAAGGCTCTCAAATTTTACTCAATTACCGAGCAGGAGATCCATTTATAGAAAAAATCAATTTAGAGCAGCTTTTTAACGAAAAAAATATAAATATATTCAGCAATAAAATTGTTATTATTGGATATTTATCAGAAAAAATAAAACAAGAATTCCACGATTTAACGCCATACGGAGAATGGCCATCTCTACTGATTCATGCTCACAAAACTAGTCAATTATTGAGTGCAGTAGAAAATCGACGACCTTTACTGTATTTTATGCCTCCTTTTTTCGAGCATCTTTATATTTATCTATTAAGTTTAATAAGTGCAATTTTTGTTAAATTTTTCAAATCAAAAATTATCAAACAAATGAAAATTTCTTTGGTAGTATTGTTTCTAATGATTAGCTATGTTCTATCTTTAAATTTTGGTTTATGGCTTCCTTTTATTCCTGCCTTGTTTTCTGTTTTGGCAACTTTGATGTATTTAAAATACAGTAAAAAATAA
- a CDS encoding DUF1822 family protein, giving the protein MLKDRRTHTGRETHTFSISIPKMIRETGWQLAQNQSNPLSRYTAYLNRICLDTLLPFFHEWTEEEGLEKPLKWPREEQLFQSLEFVSGTALQIGEIRIVLIPYEIEECREFVVPQEWVDCPAYCGDYYLAVAVNLDLEEQENWLKIEGFTTHQQLKTVAHHRESDRTYTMEFNALVRDLNLIDLTDNLKVREPLPDLPQIEPGEVEQLLNMLGDAALYSPRLRTDISTDKWLSLINHCSYQKKLYARKMGEDLTEKNNSTEPITLKKWLGAIAEETQKILKEGWQSFDSLFEPLEPSPVRGHLSIDRHLTEPIDSKSEAAISPIISLLEPYQKKNLRYHAAGVLGEIGRGHPEAIAALSDLLKIEKDEEMRWQAALSLGKIDPGNPISGTKKAKLIDLGLRLHAREIALIIAIIPKDEERLGVFVQVRSVNEELPTGLKLSILSETGEVIPKLEVEARSDTAGEGKDNSIQLRFTPPSGTIFQVRVTSNDREFTETFIA; this is encoded by the coding sequence ATGTTGAAAGATCGTCGCACTCATACGGGTAGAGAAACTCATACCTTTTCGATTTCTATTCCTAAAATGATTAGGGAAACAGGATGGCAACTGGCTCAAAATCAATCTAATCCATTAAGTCGTTACACGGCTTATCTCAATCGAATTTGTCTCGATACTTTATTACCATTTTTTCACGAATGGACGGAGGAAGAAGGACTAGAAAAGCCTTTGAAATGGCCCCGGGAAGAGCAATTATTTCAGTCTTTAGAATTTGTCTCTGGAACTGCATTACAAATTGGCGAGATTAGAATCGTGTTAATTCCTTACGAAATTGAGGAATGTAGGGAGTTTGTAGTTCCTCAAGAATGGGTAGATTGTCCCGCATATTGTGGAGACTACTATTTAGCTGTTGCCGTTAATTTAGATCTCGAAGAGCAAGAAAACTGGCTGAAGATTGAAGGGTTTACCACTCACCAACAACTGAAAACAGTCGCTCATCATAGAGAGAGCGATCGCACGTACACGATGGAATTCAATGCATTAGTTCGCGATTTAAATCTTATCGATTTAACGGATAACTTAAAAGTTCGCGAACCTCTCCCCGATCTCCCTCAGATCGAGCCTGGAGAAGTCGAGCAGTTATTAAATATGTTGGGCGATGCAGCTCTCTATTCTCCTCGGCTTAGAACTGATATTTCTACCGATAAATGGTTGAGCTTGATAAATCATTGCAGCTATCAAAAAAAACTTTACGCTCGCAAGATGGGAGAAGATTTAACTGAGAAAAACAACTCTACAGAACCGATTACTTTAAAAAAGTGGTTGGGGGCGATCGCCGAAGAAACTCAAAAAATATTAAAAGAAGGATGGCAATCTTTTGACAGCTTGTTTGAACCTCTAGAACCTAGTCCCGTTCGCGGTCATTTAAGTATAGACAGACACTTAACAGAACCAATTGACTCAAAATCGGAAGCTGCTATTTCGCCGATTATTTCTTTACTAGAACCCTATCAAAAGAAAAACTTACGCTATCATGCGGCAGGAGTTTTAGGAGAAATCGGTCGGGGACATCCAGAGGCGATCGCCGCCTTAAGCGATCTCCTCAAGATAGAAAAAGATGAGGAAATGCGCTGGCAAGCTGCTTTAAGTTTAGGAAAAATAGATCCGGGAAATCCAATATCGGGAACTAAGAAAGCAAAATTAATCGATTTGGGTTTACGCTTACATGCTCGTGAAATTGCCTTAATTATTGCCATTATTCCCAAGGATGAGGAGCGATTAGGAGTTTTCGTGCAGGTGCGATCGGTCAATGAAGAGTTGCCTACTGGATTAAAATTGAGTATTCTATCAGAGACTGGAGAAGTTATTCCTAAGTTAGAGGTTGAAGCTCGCAGCGATACGGCAGGAGAAGGAAAAGATAATTCAATCCAACTCCGTTTTACTCCACCCTCGGGAACGATATTTCAAGTTCGAGTGACGTCGAACGATCGCGAATTCACTGAAACGTTTATCGCCTGA